The proteins below are encoded in one region of Danio rerio strain Tuebingen ecotype United States chromosome 14, GRCz12tu, whole genome shotgun sequence:
- the hmmr gene encoding hyaluronan mediated motility receptor isoform X1, which translates to MSFSRAPLKRFNEHVGCAPPPGTYDVKSGDLKGAASFHKAERFKTAPKTDVPLPSPSKDVLMSPVRRTMSVDGLADALSSKKDKSSFTLEMKHQRLLEKEIRSLVQHRGEQDRRLLALEEELKKLESKLLVAVREKTGLAANVISLERQLAELKKANEFLKTKVSADITKKKINALSMELIEAKNKLDAKDKELSFLQISSEGKVKVLETDLETAKTTFRVLQDRNKDLEDLHQETRAQNELLENEMDKLHNIIQELREEIKALQSYLDSANEEIQDLRIKLQDKSTMERRVSDAQENLSEVEQKLEKCTAELQECQEALKVKEDEVQRSKQELRDSQNALEEKEKEIEQHAQDLQESQSSLKELEERMKQGDRDLEESWSLVRQQEQELARVKEVLRRTEEELDQRVALMGERCSLLEDERAKMQEEGLRQVEELKAELCSLEESRKTETEAYEKLKEEHCAVTKQLEEEKTHSGSLASMLERLRDDTEAERRQLGEELEDALEELVELEKQEQCSGEAIQQLTLNNQTLEQELKKSCAELQKTCAEMQALEEAHVRAIKKLEEDHTSCLAKLGDVTTDFERTRQALGEQKDHAKAQVHQLVEEINQLKQQLQQDQQKLLSQQEIQDQKQEEQARMLLEVQTKLAQREEELKRAAETHSEELRCLQMDVEQERGEKERAQTQLGKEHKRRQSVEGRSAEASRLRSHVEELEDEVSKLRRLMQEERDAAKHHTVEWQQEKQQLCTQIEEERQDLHRQLAEARLQSTSDSETEHWRNLYEELYAKVKPFQEQLDRFAAERSALLNEKGATQAELNKLADAYANLMGHQNQRQKIKHMVKLKEENLELKQEVSKLRSQVGKQKQELDRLKSSKTTRRFDPSKAFKHELKENQKPSSALTQGNRYPH; encoded by the exons ATGTCTTTCTCAAGAGCTCCGTTGAAGAGATTTAACGAACATGTCG GTTGTGCTCCTCCACCTGGCACATATGACGTGAAGTCTGGAGACCTAAAGGGAGCTGCATCATTTCATAAAGCTGAGCGCTTCAAAACTGCtcccaaaa CAGATGTACCCCTGCCATCTCCTTCAAAAGATGTCCTCATGTCTCCAGTTCGCAGGACCATGTCTGTTGATGGTTTG GCTGATGCATTAAGCTCCAAAAAAGACAAGAGTAGTTTCACTCTTGAAATGAAACATCAGAGACTACTAGAGAAAGAG ATCCGTTCCTTGGTGCAGCATAGAGGAGAGCAGGACCGCAGGCTGCTGGCCCTGGAGGAAGAACTGAAGAAACTGGAGTCTAAATTGCTTGTGGCAGTCAGAGAGAAGACTGGCCTGGCAGCGAATGTAATATCTCTCGAGAGGCAGCTAGCAGAGTTAAAGAAAGCTAATGAATTCCTGAAGACCAAG GTCTCTGCAGATATCACCAAGAAAAAGATCAACGCTCTTTCCATGGAGCTCATCGAAGCTAAAAATAAACTGGATGCCAAAGACAAG GAGCTGAGCTTCCTACAGATAAGCTCGGAAGGAAAGGTAAAGGTCTTGGAAACTGATCTGGAGACTGCAAAAACAACGTTTCGAGTTCTGCAAGACCGGAATAAAGACCTTG AGGACCTACATCAGGAAACAAGAGCCCAAAATGAGCTGCTTGAAAATGAAATGGACAAATTGCATA ACATAATCCAGGAACTGAGGGAGGAGATCAAAGCTCTGCAGAGTTACTTGGACTCAGCGAATGAAGAGATTCAG GATTTGCGGATTAAGCTCCAGGACAAATCCACCATGGAGCGCCGGGTGTCTGATGCTCAGGAAAACCTCAG TGAAGTGGAGCAGAAGTTGGAGAAATGTACCGCTGAGCTGCAGGAGTGTCAGGAGGCACTGAAAGTAAAGGAAGATGAGGTGCAGAGGTCTAAGCAGGAGCTGCGGGACTCCCAGAACGCCCTAGAAGAGAAGGAGAAAGAGATAGAGCAGCATGCGCAGGACCTGCAGGAATCTCAGAGCTCGCTAAAAGAGTTGGAGGAACGGATGAAGCAGGGGGATCGGGATCTTGAGGAATCCTGGAGCTTGGTAAGGCAGCAGGAGCAGGAGCTGGCCCGTGTAAAGGAAGTCTTGAGAAGGACTGAGGAAGAGCTGGATCAGCGTGTGGCACTCATGGGGGAACGGTGCTCGCTGCTGGAGGATGAAAGag CAAAGATGCAAGAGGAGGGTCTGCGACAGGTAGAGGAGCTCAAGGCAGAACTCTGCTCGTTGGAGGAGAGCAGAAAGACTGAGACGGAGGCATACGAAAAGCTGAAGGAGGAGCACTGTGCAGTAACCAAACAACTGGAGGAGGAAAAG ACTCACAGCGGCTCCCTGGCTAGCATGCTTGAGCGACTGAGAGATGACACCGAGGCGGAGAGGAGACAGCTTGGCGAGGAGTTGGAGGACGCGCTTGAGGAGCTGGTGGAGCTGGAGAAGCAGGAGCAATGCAGTGGAGAGGCCATCCAGCAGCTCACACTGAACAACCAGACACTGGAACAAGAGCTGAAGAAATCCTGTGCGGAGTTGCAAAA GACTTGTGCTGAAATGCAAGCTTTAGAAGAAGCTCACGTGAGGGCGATCAAAAAGCTAGAAGAGGATCACACCAGTTGTCTCGCAAAGCTGGGAGATGTAACAACTGACTTTGAGAG GACAAGGCAAGCTCTGGGTGAGCAGAAAGACCATGCAAAGGCCCAAGTCCATCAGCTGGTGGAAGAGATCAACCAACTAAAGCAACAGCTACAGCAGGACCAGCAGAAGCTCTTAAGCCAGCAAGAAATTCAGGATCAAAAGCAAGAGGAACAAGCTAG GATGCTTTTAGAAGTTCAGACTAAGCTTGCTCAGAGAGAGGAAGAATTGAAGCGAGCAGCAGAGACTCATAGCGAGGAGCTGAGATGCTTGCAGATGGATGTAGAGCAGGAGAGAGGAGAGAAAGAGCGTGCTCAGACCCAGCTGGGGAAAGAGCACAAGAGGAGACAGTCGGTGGAGGGCCGTTCTGCAGAAGCCAGCAGGCTGAGAAGCCATGTGGAGGAGTTGGAAGATGAAGTTTCCAAGCTGCGCAGGCTGATGCAGGAGGAAAGAGATGCAGCTAAACATCACACTGTGGAGTGGCAGCAGGAGAAACAACAGCTATGCACACAGATTGAGGAGGAAAGACAAGACCTCCACAGGCAACTGGCTGAGGCTCGACTGCAGAG CACAAGTGATTCTGAGACTGAACACTGGAGAAACTTGTATGAGGAGCTCTATGCTAAAGTTAAACCATTTCAG GAACAGCTGGACCGTTTTGCAGCAGAGAGAAGCGCTTTGTTGAATGAGAAGGGAGCCACACAGGCCGAGCTGAACAAGTTAGCCGATGCCTACGCCAATCTGATGGGCCATCAAAACCAGCGGCAGAAGATCAAACACATGGTCAAACTCAAAGAGGAGAACTTGGAGCTCAAACAA GAAGTGTCtaaactaaggtcacaagttggGAAACAGAAGCAAGAGCTGGATCGACTTAAGTCCAGCAAGACAACACGGAGGTTCGACCCCAGCAAGGCTTTCAAACACGAGCTTAAAGAGAATCAAAAGCCCAGCTCTGCTCTTACACAAG GCAACCGATATCCGCATTGA
- the hmmr gene encoding hyaluronan mediated motility receptor (The RefSeq protein has 9 substitutions compared to this genomic sequence): MSFSRAPLKRFNEHVGCAPPPGTYDVKSGDLKGAASFHKAERFKTAPKNVPLPSPSKDVLMSPVRRTMSVDGLADALSSKKDKSSFTLEMKHQRLLEKEIRSLVQQRGEQDRRLLALEEELKKLESKLLVAVREKTGLAANVISLERQLAELKKANEFLKTKVSADITKKKINALSMELIEAKNKLDAKDKELSFLQISSEGKVKVLETDLETAKTTFRVLQDRNKDLEDLHQETRAQNELLENEMDKLHNIIQELREEIKALQSYLDSANEEIQDLRIKLQDKSTMERRVSDAQENLSEVEQKLEKCTAELQECQEALKVKEDEVQRSKQELRDSQNALEEKEKEIEQHAQDLQESQSSLKELEERMKQGDRDLEESWSLVRQQEQELARVKEVLRRTEEELDQRVALMGERCSLLEDERAKMQEEGLRQVEELKAELCSLEESRKTETEAYEKLKEEHCAVTKQLEEEKTHSGSLASLLERLRDDTEAERRQLGEELEDALEELVELEKQEQCSEEAIQQLTLNNQTLEQELKKSCAELQKTCAEMQALEEAHVRAIKKLEEDHTSCLAKLGDVTTDFERTRQALGNQKDHAEAQVHQLVEEINQLKQQLQQDQQKLLSQQEIQDQKQEEQARMLLEVQTKLAQREEELKRAAETHSEELRCLQMDVEQERGEKERAQTQLEKEQKRRQSVEGRSAEASRVRSHVEELEDEVSKLRRLMQEERDAAKHHTVEWQQEKQQLCTQIEEERQDLHRQLAEARLQSTSDSETEHWRNLYEELYAKVKPFQEQLDRFAAERSALLNEKGATQAELNKLADAYANLMGHQNQRQKIKHMVKLKEENLELKQEVSKLRSQVGKQKQELDRLKSSETTRRFDPSKAFKHELKENQKPSSALTQGNRYPH; the protein is encoded by the exons ATGTCTTTCTCAAGAGCTCCGTTGAAGAGATTTAACGAACATGTCG GTTGTGCTCCTCCACCTGGCACATATGACGTGAAGTCTGGAGACCTAAAGGGAGCTGCATCATTTCATAAAGCTGAGCGCTTCAAAACTGCtcccaaaa ATGTACCCCTGCCATCTCCTTCAAAAGATGTCCTCATGTCTCCAGTTCGCAGGACCATGTCTGTTGATGGTTTG GCTGATGCATTAAGCTCCAAAAAAGACAAGAGTAGTTTCACTCTTGAAATGAAACATCAGAGACTACTAGAGAAAGAG ATCCGTTCCTTGGTGCAGCATAGAGGAGAGCAGGACCGCAGGCTGCTGGCCCTGGAGGAAGAACTGAAGAAACTGGAGTCTAAATTGCTTGTGGCAGTCAGAGAGAAGACTGGCCTGGCAGCGAATGTAATATCTCTCGAGAGGCAGCTAGCAGAGTTAAAGAAAGCTAATGAATTCCTGAAGACCAAG GTCTCTGCAGATATCACCAAGAAAAAGATCAACGCTCTTTCCATGGAGCTCATCGAAGCTAAAAATAAACTGGATGCCAAAGACAAG GAGCTGAGCTTCCTACAGATAAGCTCGGAAGGAAAGGTAAAGGTCTTGGAAACTGATCTGGAGACTGCAAAAACAACGTTTCGAGTTCTGCAAGACCGGAATAAAGACCTTG AGGACCTACATCAGGAAACAAGAGCCCAAAATGAGCTGCTTGAAAATGAAATGGACAAATTGCATA ACATAATCCAGGAACTGAGGGAGGAGATCAAAGCTCTGCAGAGTTACTTGGACTCAGCGAATGAAGAGATTCAG GATTTGCGGATTAAGCTCCAGGACAAATCCACCATGGAGCGCCGGGTGTCTGATGCTCAGGAAAACCTCAG TGAAGTGGAGCAGAAGTTGGAGAAATGTACCGCTGAGCTGCAGGAGTGTCAGGAGGCACTGAAAGTAAAGGAAGATGAGGTGCAGAGGTCTAAGCAGGAGCTGCGGGACTCCCAGAACGCCCTAGAAGAGAAGGAGAAAGAGATAGAGCAGCATGCGCAGGACCTGCAGGAATCTCAGAGCTCGCTAAAAGAGTTGGAGGAACGGATGAAGCAGGGGGATCGGGATCTTGAGGAATCCTGGAGCTTGGTAAGGCAGCAGGAGCAGGAGCTGGCCCGTGTAAAGGAAGTCTTGAGAAGGACTGAGGAAGAGCTGGATCAGCGTGTGGCACTCATGGGGGAACGGTGCTCGCTGCTGGAGGATGAAAGag CAAAGATGCAAGAGGAGGGTCTGCGACAGGTAGAGGAGCTCAAGGCAGAACTCTGCTCGTTGGAGGAGAGCAGAAAGACTGAGACGGAGGCATACGAAAAGCTGAAGGAGGAGCACTGTGCAGTAACCAAACAACTGGAGGAGGAAAAG ACTCACAGCGGCTCCCTGGCTAGCATGCTTGAGCGACTGAGAGATGACACCGAGGCGGAGAGGAGACAGCTTGGCGAGGAGTTGGAGGACGCGCTTGAGGAGCTGGTGGAGCTGGAGAAGCAGGAGCAATGCAGTGGAGAGGCCATCCAGCAGCTCACACTGAACAACCAGACACTGGAACAAGAGCTGAAGAAATCCTGTGCGGAGTTGCAAAA GACTTGTGCTGAAATGCAAGCTTTAGAAGAAGCTCACGTGAGGGCGATCAAAAAGCTAGAAGAGGATCACACCAGTTGTCTCGCAAAGCTGGGAGATGTAACAACTGACTTTGAGAG GACAAGGCAAGCTCTGGGTGAGCAGAAAGACCATGCAAAGGCCCAAGTCCATCAGCTGGTGGAAGAGATCAACCAACTAAAGCAACAGCTACAGCAGGACCAGCAGAAGCTCTTAAGCCAGCAAGAAATTCAGGATCAAAAGCAAGAGGAACAAGCTAG GATGCTTTTAGAAGTTCAGACTAAGCTTGCTCAGAGAGAGGAAGAATTGAAGCGAGCAGCAGAGACTCATAGCGAGGAGCTGAGATGCTTGCAGATGGATGTAGAGCAGGAGAGAGGAGAGAAAGAGCGTGCTCAGACCCAGCTGGGGAAAGAGCACAAGAGGAGACAGTCGGTGGAGGGCCGTTCTGCAGAAGCCAGCAGGCTGAGAAGCCATGTGGAGGAGTTGGAAGATGAAGTTTCCAAGCTGCGCAGGCTGATGCAGGAGGAAAGAGATGCAGCTAAACATCACACTGTGGAGTGGCAGCAGGAGAAACAACAGCTATGCACACAGATTGAGGAGGAAAGACAAGACCTCCACAGGCAACTGGCTGAGGCTCGACTGCAGAG CACAAGTGATTCTGAGACTGAACACTGGAGAAACTTGTATGAGGAGCTCTATGCTAAAGTTAAACCATTTCAG GAACAGCTGGACCGTTTTGCAGCAGAGAGAAGCGCTTTGTTGAATGAGAAGGGAGCCACACAGGCCGAGCTGAACAAGTTAGCCGATGCCTACGCCAATCTGATGGGCCATCAAAACCAGCGGCAGAAGATCAAACACATGGTCAAACTCAAAGAGGAGAACTTGGAGCTCAAACAA GAAGTGTCtaaactaaggtcacaagttggGAAACAGAAGCAAGAGCTGGATCGACTTAAGTCCAGCAAGACAACACGGAGGTTCGACCCCAGCAAGGCTTTCAAACACGAGCTTAAAGAGAATCAAAAGCCCAGCTCTGCTCTTACACAAG GCAACCGATATCCGCATTGA
- the insb gene encoding preproinsulin b isoform X1, with protein MGTFVFPLMPSRAMGQAAGRYISSTIQAQSWPLFTDSAHSGKGCACPQSVSTMVLLLQASVLILLLASLPGSQSSPSQHLCGSSLVDALYLVCGPRGFFYTNRGRRDLETLLALLSNLAGYEAADADPLKEKVMKMKRGIVEQCCHRPCTIYHLEDYCS; from the exons AT GGGAACTTTTGTTTTTCCGCTGATGCCATCAAGAGCAATGGGCCAGGCAGCAGGAAGGTATATAAGCAGCACAATTCAGGCCCAATCCTGGCCACTCTTCACAGACTCTGCTCACTCAGGAAAAG GGTGTGCATGTCCTCAGTCTGTGTCCACCATGGTCCTGTTGCTGCAGGCGTCAGTATTAATCCTGCTGCTGGCGTCTCTGCCTGGATCACAGTCTTCTCCATCCCAGCATCTGTGTGGTTCAAGCCTGGTGGATGCGCTTTACCTAGTGTGTGGGCCTAGAGGTTTCTTCTACACAAACAGAGGCAGGAGAGACCTGGAGACCTTGCTGG CTTTGCTCTCAAATTTAGCAGGTTATGAGGCAGCAGATGCGGATCCGCTGAAAGAGAAggtgatgaagatgaagaggGGGATTGTGGAGCAATGCTGCCACAGGCCCTGCACCATCTACCACCTGGAGGACTACTGCAGCTGA
- the insb gene encoding preproinsulin b precursor: protein MVLLLQASVLILLLASLPGSQSSPSQHLCGSSLVDALYLVCGPRGFFYTNRGRRDLETLLALLSNLAGYEAADADPLKEKVMKMKRGIVEQCCHRPCTIYHLEDYCS, encoded by the exons ATGGTCCTGTTGCTGCAGGCGTCAGTATTAATCCTGCTGCTGGCGTCTCTGCCTGGATCACAGTCTTCTCCATCCCAGCATCTGTGTGGTTCAAGCCTGGTGGATGCGCTTTACCTAGTGTGTGGGCCTAGAGGTTTCTTCTACACAAACAGAGGCAGGAGAGACCTGGAGACCTTGCTGG CTTTGCTCTCAAATTTAGCAGGTTATGAGGCAGCAGATGCGGATCCGCTGAAAGAGAAggtgatgaagatgaagaggGGGATTGTGGAGCAATGCTGCCACAGGCCCTGCACCATCTACCACCTGGAGGACTACTGCAGCTGA
- the insb gene encoding preproinsulin b isoform X2: MPSRAMGQAAGRYISSTIQAQSWPLFTDSAHSGKGCACPQSVSTMVLLLQASVLILLLASLPGSQSSPSQHLCGSSLVDALYLVCGPRGFFYTNRGRRDLETLLALLSNLAGYEAADADPLKEKVMKMKRGIVEQCCHRPCTIYHLEDYCS; the protein is encoded by the exons ATGCCATCAAGAGCAATGGGCCAGGCAGCAGGAAGGTATATAAGCAGCACAATTCAGGCCCAATCCTGGCCACTCTTCACAGACTCTGCTCACTCAGGAAAAG GGTGTGCATGTCCTCAGTCTGTGTCCACCATGGTCCTGTTGCTGCAGGCGTCAGTATTAATCCTGCTGCTGGCGTCTCTGCCTGGATCACAGTCTTCTCCATCCCAGCATCTGTGTGGTTCAAGCCTGGTGGATGCGCTTTACCTAGTGTGTGGGCCTAGAGGTTTCTTCTACACAAACAGAGGCAGGAGAGACCTGGAGACCTTGCTGG CTTTGCTCTCAAATTTAGCAGGTTATGAGGCAGCAGATGCGGATCCGCTGAAAGAGAAggtgatgaagatgaagaggGGGATTGTGGAGCAATGCTGCCACAGGCCCTGCACCATCTACCACCTGGAGGACTACTGCAGCTGA